The proteins below are encoded in one region of Micromonospora pisi:
- a CDS encoding sensor histidine kinase, whose protein sequence is MLGRSGWSRAARSIHTRILLSYIGLIVLSGGLCAVAIHEVLVIRLESRITEAVQQEFQEINRLTTDGRDPRTGAPFTSVQAVFDVYFRRNVPSHEEAVLAFADGRLHHAALGRFPIDQLPHDTMQSFATSVRSYSLADGRPPIDRFDTARGEAYYGILPVRVGGSSGAFVVTILPVTQRQEIADLQTYGAAAVLGVVVLASGCAWLVTGRVLGPVRQLTETARLISQSDLTHRIPVGRQREAAEMALTFNAMLDRLEAVFRREREFILDASHELRGPLTISLGNLTMLDPEDSDRPQWRSTIALVTDELERMGRIVGDLQLLADVAHPQFLQPERIDLELFVAELAVKLSALAPRHWHVDDLGAGIVVADRHRLTEAVINLADNAVRHTEDSGTVALGANVTGTEFRLWVRDTGCGVPLDDQPHIFDRFRRGDQAHLRYPGSGLGLSIVRAIAEAHGGRAELVSRPGAGATFTLVIPRQTREGWHLGQDSDC, encoded by the coding sequence ATGCTGGGTCGCTCCGGCTGGTCCCGCGCCGCCAGGAGTATCCATACGCGAATCCTGCTGTCGTATATCGGATTGATCGTCCTCTCCGGTGGGCTCTGCGCGGTCGCTATTCACGAGGTGCTGGTAATCCGATTGGAGAGCCGGATCACCGAGGCGGTGCAGCAGGAGTTCCAGGAAATCAACCGGCTGACCACCGACGGCCGCGACCCCCGTACCGGCGCGCCCTTCACCTCCGTACAAGCCGTTTTCGACGTCTACTTCCGGCGCAACGTACCCAGTCACGAGGAGGCCGTGCTCGCCTTCGCGGACGGCCGGCTGCACCATGCCGCGCTGGGCAGGTTTCCGATCGACCAACTGCCGCACGACACCATGCAGTCCTTCGCCACCTCGGTACGGTCGTACTCGCTCGCCGACGGCCGACCGCCGATCGACCGCTTCGACACCGCGCGCGGCGAGGCGTACTACGGCATCCTGCCGGTGCGGGTCGGCGGCAGCAGTGGCGCCTTCGTGGTGACGATCCTGCCGGTGACCCAGCGCCAGGAGATCGCCGACCTCCAGACGTACGGCGCCGCCGCGGTGCTCGGCGTCGTGGTGCTCGCCTCCGGCTGTGCCTGGCTGGTCACCGGCCGGGTGCTCGGGCCGGTACGGCAGCTCACCGAGACCGCCCGGCTGATCTCGCAGTCCGACCTGACCCACCGAATCCCGGTCGGCCGGCAGCGGGAGGCCGCCGAGATGGCGCTCACCTTCAACGCGATGCTCGACCGGCTGGAGGCGGTCTTTCGACGGGAACGCGAATTCATCCTCGACGCGAGTCACGAACTGCGGGGACCGCTCACCATCTCGCTGGGCAACCTCACCATGCTCGACCCCGAGGACAGCGATCGTCCGCAGTGGCGGTCGACAATCGCGTTGGTCACCGATGAACTGGAGCGGATGGGGCGGATCGTCGGCGATCTGCAACTGCTGGCCGACGTCGCCCACCCCCAGTTCCTACAACCGGAACGCATCGACCTTGAACTGTTCGTCGCGGAGCTGGCCGTGAAGCTGAGTGCGCTCGCGCCCCGACACTGGCACGTCGACGACCTCGGCGCCGGCATCGTGGTCGCCGACCGGCACCGGCTCACCGAGGCGGTGATCAACCTGGCTGACAACGCGGTACGCCACACCGAGGACAGCGGAACCGTCGCCCTCGGCGCGAACGTCACCGGCACCGAATTCCGGCTCTGGGTACGCGACACCGGCTGCGGCGTTCCCCTCGACGACCAGCCGCACATCTTCGACCGATTCCGCCGGGGCGACCAGGCACACCTGCGTTACCCGGGCTCCGGACTGGGCCTGTCCATCGTCCGGGCGATCGCCGAGGCGCACGGCGGACGGGCCGAACTGGTCAGCCGGCCCGGCGCCGGCGCCACCTTCACCCTGGTGATACCCCGGCAGACGAGAGAGGGCTGGCACCTTGGCCAGGATTCTGATTGCTGA
- a CDS encoding response regulator transcription factor has translation MARILIAEDDAQIASFLKKGLQANGWQTVHVTDGEQAEQFGLSDDFNLLILDIGLPVRSGLEVLRSLRAHGNKLPVLILTGRARIHDVVDCLDAGADDYMSKPFRFEELLARVRARLRDVGSDEPRVLVAGPVRVDLWSRRVTVSGRDVTLTGREFALLEALIRNAGRVLSREQLLSHAWGYDFDPSTNLVNVYVSTLRKKLGEDVIETLRGFGYRLRTS, from the coding sequence TTGGCCAGGATTCTGATTGCTGAGGACGACGCGCAGATCGCGTCCTTCCTGAAGAAGGGCCTACAGGCCAACGGTTGGCAGACCGTGCACGTCACCGACGGCGAGCAGGCCGAACAGTTCGGCCTGAGCGACGACTTCAACCTGCTCATCCTCGACATCGGACTACCCGTGCGCAGTGGCCTGGAGGTGCTGCGGTCACTGCGCGCCCACGGCAACAAACTCCCGGTGCTGATCCTCACCGGCCGGGCCCGGATACACGACGTGGTCGACTGCCTGGACGCCGGCGCCGACGACTACATGAGCAAACCGTTCCGGTTCGAGGAGTTGCTGGCGCGGGTCCGGGCCCGACTGCGCGACGTCGGCTCCGACGAGCCACGGGTGCTTGTCGCCGGACCGGTACGCGTGGACCTCTGGTCGCGCCGGGTCACCGTGTCCGGCCGGGACGTGACCCTCACCGGGCGCGAGTTCGCCCTCCTGGAGGCCCTGATCCGGAACGCGGGGCGGGTGCTCAGCCGGGAGCAGTTGCTCTCCCATGCCTGGGGCTACGACTTCGACCCGAGCACCAACCTGGTCAATGTCTACGTCAGCACGCTGCGCAAGAAACTCGGCGAAGACGTGATCGAGACCCTCCGCGGCTTCGGCTACCGCCTCCGTACCTCGTGA
- a CDS encoding purple acid phosphatase family protein, translating to MPACDFTRRDLLRWSALAAAAGPLVLANPVSAAAAGQGRPGDILPVNLELVTLAEDHAVITWYTGVPGTDDGLGRMVPAPADGEVVYGTHPSRLNRVARGISSHTAYHYVELTGLEPGQTYYYQARSQGKAASPTPFTLISGNAVGTSTYGLGTEGPFSFTTPQPPRGRYLFSMVLCNDLHMGETQAGLVGGQPQYIGITQEPGLPPYPEVMLRSLVEDVRRHNPTYLLAAGDISSEASPVDLSRAGQLLDGFGEYGSDYFVTRGNHDRAHTGDPYSGCRAGQWQGNDCFHDGFFSRNKLTYFSKDLSGLRVIGLDTYDKPGNGGDAGALSTDQLAWFRHELATHADQPTLVFGHHPLVMQDSAFPITAGSSLQADQATTILNDYAKTPGVFLHHAGHTHRNKRTISPIAPKVTLQEVAAAKEYPGGFSVLRLHTGGYALNFYKSRSELARRWSERSRQEIMGYWPQFALGAAVADRNTVVARDLSNLKRPSHRPDHEHPSHPHGGK from the coding sequence ATGCCTGCTTGTGATTTCACCCGTCGTGACCTGCTGCGTTGGTCCGCACTCGCCGCCGCCGCCGGTCCGCTAGTCCTTGCCAACCCCGTCAGCGCCGCAGCAGCGGGTCAGGGCCGGCCCGGAGACATCCTGCCGGTCAACCTGGAACTCGTGACCCTGGCCGAGGACCACGCCGTCATCACCTGGTACACCGGTGTACCGGGCACCGATGACGGCCTGGGACGTATGGTGCCCGCTCCCGCGGACGGCGAGGTCGTCTACGGCACCCATCCCTCGCGCCTGAACCGCGTCGCGCGGGGAATCAGCTCCCACACGGCCTACCACTATGTGGAACTCACGGGGCTCGAACCCGGACAGACCTACTACTACCAGGCCCGATCCCAGGGCAAGGCCGCGTCACCGACCCCGTTCACGCTGATCAGCGGCAACGCCGTCGGCACCTCGACGTACGGGCTCGGCACAGAGGGGCCGTTCTCGTTCACCACCCCGCAGCCGCCGAGAGGCCGGTACCTGTTCTCGATGGTGCTCTGCAACGACCTGCACATGGGTGAAACCCAGGCCGGGCTCGTCGGAGGACAGCCACAGTACATCGGCATCACCCAGGAACCGGGACTTCCGCCGTACCCGGAGGTCATGCTCCGGTCCCTGGTCGAGGACGTGCGGCGGCACAACCCGACCTACCTGCTGGCCGCCGGGGACATCTCCTCCGAAGCCAGCCCGGTCGACCTCAGCCGCGCCGGACAGCTGCTCGACGGCTTCGGCGAGTACGGCAGCGACTACTTCGTCACCCGCGGCAACCACGACCGGGCGCACACGGGTGACCCGTACTCGGGCTGCCGGGCCGGCCAGTGGCAGGGCAACGACTGCTTCCATGACGGATTCTTCTCGCGTAACAAGCTGACGTACTTCTCCAAGGACCTCTCCGGTCTGCGCGTCATCGGTCTCGACACCTACGACAAGCCGGGTAACGGGGGCGACGCGGGAGCACTCTCGACCGATCAGCTTGCCTGGTTCCGTCACGAACTGGCCACCCACGCCGATCAGCCCACGCTGGTGTTCGGCCACCATCCCCTGGTCATGCAGGACTCCGCGTTCCCCATCACCGCGGGCAGTTCGCTCCAGGCGGACCAGGCGACGACCATCCTGAACGACTACGCCAAAACACCCGGCGTGTTCCTGCACCACGCGGGCCACACCCACCGCAACAAGCGCACGATCAGCCCGATCGCGCCGAAGGTCACGCTGCAGGAGGTCGCGGCGGCCAAGGAGTATCCCGGCGGTTTCTCCGTGCTACGGCTCCACACCGGCGGTTACGCGTTGAACTTCTACAAGTCGCGCAGCGAACTCGCTCGCCGTTGGAGCGAGCGCAGCCGGCAGGAAATCATGGGGTACTGGCCGCAGTTCGCACTCGGTGCCGCTGTCGCCGACCGCAACACCGTGGTCGCGCGGGATCTGTCGAACCTCAAGCGCCCGAGCCACCGTCCGGACCACGAGCACCCGAGCCACCCCCACGGCGGAAAGTAG
- a CDS encoding DUF2293 domain-containing protein, which translates to MATTPTPPRDRPAGSKLERRVVAAAQAALTRHRYVTPLALLSALGWLPGDVVDRWRQGRIPELERGAAVSPSRLLEALEIFVRWARVEGLSPGEVDYLAATRDRRPLRFTTGGDPEVERAYRTHWTSAAMSESARARLVQRQSAPPDLVVHAAVTPWTCVECGDTGDLLVFEDPQTLCLTCADLDHLVFLPAGDATMTRRAKKASTLSAVVLRFNRTRKRYDRLGLLVEPAGLDYAERQCLGDEAARLRRRERDRERRADQDVALMARMAEEILRLFPGCPAPRAEAIAGHTGLRGSGRVGRSAAGRAVDQDAMTRAVIASIRHEDTGYDHLLMAGVPRAEARERIRTDIDRVLAAWRSGP; encoded by the coding sequence GTGGCTACCACCCCGACCCCGCCTCGTGACCGGCCGGCCGGCTCCAAGCTGGAGCGGCGCGTCGTCGCCGCAGCGCAGGCAGCTCTGACCCGCCACCGGTACGTCACGCCGCTGGCCCTGCTCAGTGCGCTCGGTTGGCTTCCCGGCGACGTGGTCGACCGGTGGCGCCAGGGCCGCATCCCGGAGTTGGAGCGGGGCGCGGCGGTGTCCCCGTCGCGGCTACTCGAGGCGCTGGAGATCTTCGTCCGTTGGGCCCGGGTCGAGGGGCTGAGCCCGGGTGAGGTCGACTATCTGGCCGCAACCCGGGACCGGCGTCCGTTGCGCTTCACCACCGGCGGCGATCCGGAGGTCGAGCGGGCGTACCGGACGCACTGGACCTCGGCCGCGATGTCCGAGTCCGCACGGGCGCGGCTGGTCCAGCGGCAGAGCGCCCCGCCTGACCTGGTGGTGCATGCGGCGGTCACCCCGTGGACCTGTGTCGAGTGCGGGGACACGGGTGACCTGCTGGTTTTCGAGGACCCGCAGACTCTCTGCCTGACCTGCGCCGACCTGGACCATCTGGTCTTCCTGCCGGCCGGGGACGCGACGATGACCCGACGGGCCAAGAAGGCCAGCACCCTCTCCGCCGTGGTGTTGCGGTTCAACCGGACGCGCAAACGGTACGACCGGTTGGGGTTGTTGGTGGAGCCGGCGGGGCTGGACTACGCCGAGCGGCAGTGTCTGGGTGACGAGGCGGCGCGGTTGCGCCGCCGTGAGCGAGACCGGGAGCGTCGGGCTGATCAGGATGTGGCGTTGATGGCTCGGATGGCGGAGGAGATCCTTCGGCTCTTTCCGGGCTGTCCGGCGCCCCGGGCCGAGGCGATCGCCGGGCACACCGGGCTGCGCGGCAGTGGCCGGGTCGGGCGCTCCGCGGCCGGCCGCGCCGTGGACCAGGACGCGATGACCCGCGCGGTGATCGCCTCGATCCGACACGAGGACACCGGGTACGACCACCTGCTGATGGCTGGCGTCCCGCGCGCCGAGGCGCGAGAGCGCATCCGGACCGACATCGATCGTGTCCTCGCCGCCTGGCGCTCCGGCCCCTGA
- a CDS encoding TetR/AcrR family transcriptional regulator, with translation MPSITRRRTANVGRPTSAETDILAATQRLLVNGANFTELGVQQVCTEAGVARSTFYSHFRDKIDLLVRLATELMTSSFDVTSAWKPSEGVERLADAFLQVVKVYREHAAVRRALTEVATYDATVRDFWSQELNQFTDWTIAVLRAEQDAGRTPADLDPVSATRLVVMGGERALVDHVTAGDPHADGAFARELALTWWYGVYRRPAHHGERSPS, from the coding sequence ATGCCTTCGATCACTCGACGACGCACCGCGAATGTCGGCCGGCCCACCTCGGCCGAAACGGACATCCTGGCCGCGACGCAGCGCCTCCTGGTCAACGGTGCGAACTTCACCGAGCTCGGCGTGCAACAGGTCTGCACCGAGGCCGGCGTCGCCCGCTCGACCTTCTACAGCCACTTCCGCGACAAGATCGACCTGCTCGTGCGACTGGCGACCGAGCTCATGACCTCGTCCTTCGACGTCACCTCGGCATGGAAGCCATCGGAGGGCGTCGAACGTCTCGCGGACGCCTTCTTGCAGGTAGTGAAGGTCTATCGGGAACACGCCGCGGTACGACGGGCACTCACCGAGGTCGCCACCTACGACGCCACCGTGCGTGACTTCTGGAGTCAGGAACTCAACCAGTTCACGGACTGGACGATCGCGGTGCTCCGCGCGGAGCAGGACGCGGGCCGCACCCCCGCCGATCTGGACCCGGTGAGCGCTACCCGGTTGGTGGTCATGGGCGGCGAACGGGCCCTCGTCGACCACGTCACCGCCGGAGATCCTCACGCCGACGGTGCGTTCGCCCGCGAACTTGCACTGACCTGGTGGTACGGCGTCTACCGCCGCCCGGCTCACCACGGTGAACGTTCCCCAAGCTGA
- a CDS encoding aldo/keto reductase: MKYRLLGRTGVWVSEISLGAMTFGGTEHPVYRTHGALGQEEVDRLVGTALDAGINFFDTADVYADGESEELLGRAVGRHRRDVLLATKLIAPVGPGPNDQGLSRLHVMRALEDSLRRLGTDYIDLYQIHNYDHVTPIEETLSALDDAVRQGKVRYIGCSNLAAWQISKALGISALHNQAKFVANQTHYSLVSRDAERDLVPLAEDAGLSLTVWQPLAGGFLTGKFDRGGVTTEQDSRRARNGFDFVPFDEEKGFKVLDVLRTVAARHEVSPARVALAWLLAQRGVTSVIVGARKLDQLTDNIAASDLTLTEQDLAELDEVSRQPVAYPNWIQDWFAPTRIPAGNSA; this comes from the coding sequence GTGAAATACCGTCTGCTGGGACGTACCGGGGTCTGGGTCTCTGAGATCTCCCTGGGCGCGATGACCTTCGGCGGCACGGAGCACCCGGTGTACCGCACCCATGGGGCGCTCGGGCAGGAGGAAGTGGATCGCCTTGTCGGCACGGCACTCGACGCCGGGATCAACTTCTTCGACACCGCCGACGTCTACGCCGATGGCGAGAGCGAGGAGTTGCTCGGTCGGGCCGTCGGACGGCACCGGCGGGACGTGCTGCTCGCCACGAAGCTGATCGCTCCGGTCGGGCCGGGCCCCAACGACCAGGGGCTTTCCCGTCTGCACGTGATGCGGGCACTGGAGGACAGCCTGCGCCGACTGGGGACCGATTACATCGATCTGTATCAGATCCACAACTACGACCACGTGACGCCGATCGAGGAGACGCTGAGCGCGCTCGACGACGCGGTACGCCAGGGCAAGGTGCGCTACATCGGCTGTTCCAACCTCGCCGCCTGGCAGATCAGCAAGGCACTGGGCATCTCCGCGCTGCACAACCAGGCGAAGTTCGTCGCCAACCAGACGCACTACTCGCTGGTGTCGCGAGACGCCGAACGTGACCTCGTGCCCCTGGCCGAGGACGCGGGACTGAGCCTGACCGTGTGGCAACCCCTTGCCGGCGGATTCCTCACGGGCAAGTTCGACCGTGGCGGCGTGACCACCGAACAAGACTCCCGCCGAGCCCGGAACGGTTTCGACTTCGTACCGTTCGACGAGGAGAAAGGCTTCAAGGTCCTCGACGTGCTGCGGACCGTCGCCGCTCGACACGAGGTGAGCCCCGCCCGGGTCGCACTCGCCTGGTTGCTCGCCCAGCGCGGCGTCACCAGTGTCATCGTCGGCGCTCGGAAGCTGGACCAGCTCACGGACAACATCGCGGCCAGCGACCTGACCCTCACCGAGCAGGATCTCGCCGAACTCGACGAGGTCAGCCGACAGCCGGTCGCCTACCCGAACTGGATCCAGGACTGGTTCGCTCCAACCCGGATTCCGGCTGGCAACTCGGCCTGA
- a CDS encoding helix-turn-helix transcriptional regulator, translated as MRYFNLTDGEPSSRVEVLDEAARNCSVPFRARPADRGRPVRFQHLDRYFAGINVTQTALDNFHGFRSATLARKDPLPRLILTVSSGPYMIEQNGRVNRQRSGSMVPYWSGDAMRLQADEPTRAWSVTATIEELGLPYLFLRDVMVRNIGDSPLGPLVNRYLTELAGLPELSQAHAASLAHPTIDLLRALLASAGGDESLSRQPLSRTLGMRIMLYLRSHAGDPELSADKLAAHFGISKRYLYAVLAGMNVALGEWIRTERLSRAARALANPANALVSVAAIARRSGYPDHSSFSRAFKQRYGCTPSEWRLLTDTDRTFRQAPVTLLEIAETSSDGHD; from the coding sequence ATGCGCTATTTCAACCTGACCGACGGCGAGCCGTCGTCCCGGGTCGAAGTCCTCGACGAGGCGGCCCGCAACTGCTCGGTGCCGTTTCGGGCGCGACCGGCCGACCGTGGCCGCCCGGTCAGGTTCCAGCACCTGGACCGTTACTTCGCAGGCATCAACGTCACCCAGACGGCCCTGGACAACTTCCACGGTTTCCGGTCGGCGACGCTCGCGCGGAAAGATCCCCTGCCACGACTGATCCTGACCGTCTCGTCCGGACCGTACATGATCGAGCAGAACGGTCGGGTGAACCGCCAACGGTCAGGGTCGATGGTGCCGTACTGGAGTGGGGACGCCATGAGACTCCAGGCAGACGAGCCGACCCGGGCCTGGTCCGTAACCGCGACGATCGAGGAGCTGGGCCTGCCTTACCTGTTCCTCCGCGACGTAATGGTCCGCAATATCGGTGACAGCCCACTCGGGCCTCTCGTCAACAGGTACCTGACCGAGCTGGCCGGGCTCCCCGAACTGTCCCAGGCGCATGCGGCGTCACTCGCGCACCCCACGATCGACCTGCTCCGCGCACTGCTGGCGAGCGCCGGTGGCGACGAGTCCCTCAGCCGACAACCGCTCAGCCGGACCTTGGGCATGCGGATCATGCTGTACCTACGCAGTCACGCAGGAGACCCGGAGCTGAGCGCCGACAAGCTGGCCGCCCATTTCGGTATCTCGAAACGCTACCTGTACGCGGTGCTCGCAGGGATGAACGTTGCACTCGGCGAGTGGATCCGAACAGAACGGCTCAGTCGGGCAGCTCGAGCGCTGGCCAACCCCGCCAACGCGTTGGTGTCGGTCGCGGCAATAGCCCGAAGGTCCGGATACCCCGACCACTCCTCGTTCTCCCGCGCGTTCAAGCAGCGGTACGGGTGCACCCCGTCAGAATGGCGCCTCCTCACGGACACCGACCGGACGTTTCGACAGGCGCCGGTCACACTGCTGGAGATCGCGGAGACCAGCTCGGATGGACACGACTGA
- a CDS encoding alpha/beta hydrolase codes for MTPDTIVLVHGFWVTPRSWEHWITHYEQKGFRVIAPGYPGFEVEVEALNANPDVITAVTVPAIIDKLEKILSGLDQQPIIMGHSAGGAFTQILLDHGYGAAGVALNSAPTEGVRVVPLSQVKSTFPVLKSPANRHKAVGLTLEEWTYAFTNTFTPEESMALYERYHIPANGSILWGSVLANFQPGHQDTWVDYHNDNRAPLLFVSGSEDHIMPPAIQQSNHKHYKSNTVTEIREYPGYAHLLPAQSGWEAIADEVLDWALSHARTGPVPTTG; via the coding sequence ATGACTCCCGACACCATCGTGCTGGTGCACGGTTTCTGGGTGACGCCCCGCAGCTGGGAACACTGGATCACGCACTACGAGCAGAAGGGGTTCCGGGTCATCGCGCCCGGATACCCCGGGTTCGAGGTCGAGGTCGAGGCCCTCAACGCCAACCCGGACGTCATCACCGCCGTCACCGTTCCCGCCATTATTGACAAGCTCGAAAAGATCTTGTCGGGCCTGGACCAGCAACCGATCATCATGGGGCACTCTGCCGGCGGAGCGTTCACGCAGATCCTGCTCGACCACGGCTACGGCGCCGCTGGTGTCGCACTCAACTCCGCACCCACCGAGGGCGTACGGGTGGTGCCGCTGTCGCAGGTGAAGTCGACGTTCCCGGTGCTGAAGTCACCGGCGAACCGGCACAAGGCCGTTGGCCTCACGTTGGAGGAGTGGACGTACGCCTTCACCAACACCTTCACCCCGGAAGAGTCCATGGCGTTGTACGAGCGCTACCACATCCCCGCGAACGGCAGCATCCTGTGGGGGAGTGTGCTGGCCAACTTCCAACCCGGCCACCAGGACACCTGGGTCGACTACCACAACGACAACCGGGCCCCGTTGCTGTTCGTCTCCGGCAGCGAGGATCACATCATGCCGCCGGCCATCCAGCAGTCCAACCACAAGCACTACAAATCCAACACCGTCACCGAGATCCGCGAGTACCCCGGGTACGCCCACCTGCTGCCGGCGCAGAGCGGCTGGGAAGCCATCGCAGACGAGGTCCTCGACTGGGCGCTGAGTCACGCCCGGACCGGCCCCGTGCCGACCACCGGATGA
- a CDS encoding MBL fold metallo-hydrolase encodes MTEVRITHIGGPTTLLELGGVRLLVDPTFDTPGRRYPFGWGTSSRKTAGPAVPPTELGPLNAVLLTHDQHADNLDDAGRALLPTVPVVLTTVAGARRLGGNAVGLAPFETANVGNLTVTATPSRHGPAWAVPLVGPTTGFALRSADAAEVVWISGDTVLYPGVLEVAERFAVGTAILHLGKVQFGLTGPTRFTMTGRDAARLCQRIMPRRIVPVHYEGWSHFHEGRAEITAAFPQERLTWLTPGVPALLT; translated from the coding sequence ATGACCGAGGTCCGGATCACACACATCGGCGGGCCGACCACGCTGCTCGAACTGGGCGGGGTGCGGCTGCTGGTCGACCCGACCTTCGACACCCCCGGTCGGCGGTACCCGTTCGGCTGGGGCACGTCCTCCCGGAAAACCGCCGGCCCGGCGGTCCCGCCCACCGAACTCGGACCGCTGAACGCCGTACTGCTCACGCACGATCAGCACGCCGACAACCTCGACGACGCCGGCCGCGCGCTGCTGCCCACGGTTCCCGTGGTGCTCACCACCGTGGCTGGCGCGCGGCGGCTCGGCGGCAACGCCGTCGGCCTCGCTCCGTTCGAGACCGCGAACGTCGGCAACCTCACGGTCACCGCCACGCCGTCGCGGCACGGTCCGGCGTGGGCCGTTCCGCTGGTCGGGCCGACAACCGGCTTCGCACTGCGATCGGCAGATGCGGCGGAGGTAGTGTGGATCTCCGGAGACACGGTCCTCTATCCGGGGGTGCTGGAGGTCGCGGAGCGGTTCGCCGTCGGCACCGCGATCCTGCACCTCGGCAAGGTGCAGTTCGGCCTCACCGGGCCGACCCGGTTCACCATGACCGGCCGGGACGCGGCTCGACTGTGCCAGCGGATCATGCCGCGCCGGATCGTCCCCGTGCACTACGAGGGCTGGTCACACTTCCACGAGGGCCGGGCTGAGATCACCGCGGCGTTTCCTCAGGAGAGGCTGACCTGGCTCACTCCCGGAGTCCCGGCCCTGTTGACCTAG
- a CDS encoding TetR/AcrR family transcriptional regulator — protein MPDLDPGPGVRADARRNRRQLIIATREAIAARGLDVSALDIATAAGVGVGTLYRRFGTKEALLDAVVLGLYDELCDVARDCMERADPWDGLAEFVMELAGAHRDSRGLAEVTAECEGPPSPELAERTAALQDAVKRLTERAHAAGELRADVTWQDILICSRAPLDADHCLGVDAGPDGWRRVVTILLDGIRAPGEPFLRARRRRFTGRDDPRVEWEMARWCG, from the coding sequence ATGCCTGATCTGGACCCGGGGCCTGGTGTCCGTGCGGACGCCCGGCGCAACCGACGCCAGCTGATCATCGCGACCCGGGAGGCGATCGCTGCCCGAGGGCTCGACGTCTCGGCTCTGGATATCGCGACGGCGGCGGGCGTGGGAGTGGGCACGTTGTACCGGCGCTTCGGCACGAAGGAGGCGCTGCTCGACGCGGTGGTGCTCGGCCTTTACGACGAGCTGTGCGACGTCGCACGGGATTGCATGGAGCGCGCGGATCCATGGGACGGGCTGGCGGAGTTCGTAATGGAACTGGCTGGCGCGCACCGGGACAGTCGCGGACTGGCCGAGGTCACCGCGGAGTGTGAAGGACCACCGTCGCCCGAACTCGCGGAGCGGACCGCCGCACTGCAGGACGCTGTCAAGCGGCTGACCGAGCGGGCGCACGCGGCCGGTGAGCTGCGTGCGGACGTGACCTGGCAGGACATCCTGATCTGCTCTCGCGCGCCGCTGGACGCCGACCATTGCCTCGGAGTCGACGCAGGACCCGACGGGTGGCGTCGTGTCGTCACGATCCTGCTCGACGGGATACGCGCCCCGGGCGAACCCTTCTTGCGGGCCCGGCGCCGCAGGTTCACCGGGCGGGATGACCCCCGCGTCGAGTGGGAAATGGCGCGATGGTGCGGCTGA